A genome region from Thalassotalea euphylliae includes the following:
- a CDS encoding tetratricopeptide repeat protein has translation MIFTIVLSTKALASESAAMSANISVNTNTNSAVPASSAIKAQLAKIEGADLSAEQAVMALIAELSGEERVYAQLKLVGIYRRSAQVEKARALLLELNKAAAHFSDELQLEVVISGAQLERKKNNYVIAAKMLETKGIPLAGQNTALLARIYQHTGRFYRLDKQHAEAEKYYLLALENYQVLGDELEIARMYGSLGVLYESQDDLVLAAEYQIKAMKLFERIGNAQDQASSYFNLGELFYRSEDYDKSLSFYQQALELDKKLSDAEYIGYDYHRIGSIYMAQQKLDEALDVTQKAIDIFAEGAFHQVLSRSYVQRAQILDKLNNQEARLASLLLAEKTGQASNADFQMRSVWHNLGVYHFDQQALTEAEHYVSKSLAISKKLELFKDQLDDNRLLSEIHHQLGQDSLALTHLKAAYELKQKIDSELRIKELEKHKRDINLLKQQVKVAKLEEASKQSELEVVAQKKVTEKVTLLTLGLVVLFLLIFYVLHQRRKLAMISASLYEDALQQKNQLLADVSHELRTPLTALKLQVDALRYNLVDDVELSYQKLSSKITDLSHLIRDIYELAVSDVYGLSINTQQLDISPVLKQWSSEFQQYVTGHELQWHDDITSEPTWVGVDQDRIKQVLANLINNSVNYTDKPGRVELKVWQAHGLLHLRVQDTSPSVKESEFGKIFERLYRLEKSRNRATGGSGLGLAICQNVIHAHQGTIEAKQSALGGIAILITMPLVEHFATP, from the coding sequence ATGATATTCACCATCGTGCTATCTACCAAGGCACTCGCCAGTGAATCTGCGGCTATGTCTGCAAACATAAGCGTAAACACAAACACCAATAGTGCTGTTCCAGCATCATCAGCCATTAAAGCGCAGTTGGCGAAAATTGAAGGAGCAGACTTGAGCGCCGAGCAAGCTGTGATGGCGCTAATTGCAGAACTAAGTGGCGAAGAAAGAGTCTATGCCCAGCTAAAACTGGTCGGTATTTATCGTCGTAGTGCACAAGTTGAAAAAGCCAGAGCCTTGTTACTTGAGTTAAACAAGGCCGCGGCACACTTTAGCGATGAATTGCAGTTGGAAGTTGTGATCAGCGGAGCGCAACTTGAACGCAAGAAAAATAACTACGTGATTGCCGCGAAGATGCTTGAAACTAAAGGGATACCGCTCGCTGGTCAAAATACAGCTTTGCTAGCGCGTATTTATCAACATACAGGAAGGTTTTACCGTCTGGACAAACAACATGCTGAAGCTGAAAAGTATTACTTGTTGGCATTGGAAAATTATCAAGTGCTAGGTGATGAACTAGAAATTGCACGCATGTATGGCTCTTTAGGGGTGTTGTATGAATCGCAAGATGACTTGGTGCTCGCTGCTGAGTATCAAATCAAAGCCATGAAGCTATTTGAGCGAATCGGTAATGCGCAAGACCAAGCCAGTAGTTATTTCAATTTAGGTGAACTGTTCTACCGCTCAGAAGATTACGATAAGTCATTATCTTTTTATCAGCAGGCGCTAGAACTCGATAAAAAGCTCAGCGACGCAGAATACATTGGTTACGACTATCATCGAATTGGCTCTATTTACATGGCGCAGCAAAAGCTCGATGAAGCGCTGGATGTTACCCAAAAAGCGATCGATATCTTTGCTGAAGGGGCTTTCCATCAGGTGCTGTCTCGCTCGTATGTTCAGCGGGCGCAAATTTTGGACAAGCTCAATAATCAAGAGGCCCGTTTAGCCAGCTTGTTATTGGCTGAAAAAACAGGACAAGCCTCTAACGCTGATTTCCAAATGAGATCAGTATGGCACAACCTTGGGGTTTACCATTTTGATCAACAAGCATTAACAGAGGCAGAGCACTACGTCAGCAAATCCTTAGCAATATCAAAAAAACTTGAGCTTTTTAAAGACCAGCTCGATGACAACAGGCTACTCAGTGAAATTCATCATCAACTAGGCCAAGACTCCCTCGCCCTCACTCATTTAAAGGCTGCGTATGAGCTCAAGCAAAAAATAGATTCAGAGCTGCGTATTAAAGAACTAGAAAAGCACAAGCGTGATATTAACTTGCTGAAACAGCAAGTGAAAGTCGCGAAATTGGAAGAGGCCAGTAAGCAATCGGAACTAGAAGTGGTTGCACAGAAAAAAGTCACGGAAAAAGTGACTTTGCTCACTTTGGGCTTGGTGGTGCTATTTCTGCTAATTTTCTATGTGCTACATCAGCGGCGCAAACTTGCGATGATTTCTGCCAGCTTGTATGAAGATGCACTACAACAGAAAAATCAGCTACTTGCCGATGTATCACACGAACTGCGCACACCGTTAACTGCCTTGAAACTGCAAGTAGATGCGCTGCGCTACAACTTGGTGGATGATGTGGAGCTGAGTTATCAAAAACTCAGTAGCAAAATAACCGATCTAAGTCATTTGATTCGCGATATTTATGAGTTAGCGGTTTCAGATGTGTATGGTTTGTCTATCAATACACAGCAGCTTGATATTTCTCCTGTACTCAAGCAGTGGAGCAGCGAGTTTCAGCAATATGTAACAGGACATGAGTTGCAATGGCATGACGATATCACTTCAGAGCCTACTTGGGTAGGCGTTGATCAAGATCGCATTAAACAAGTATTGGCGAACCTGATTAACAACAGTGTTAACTACACCGATAAACCTGGTCGAGTTGAATTAAAAGTTTGGCAAGCACATGGGCTGTTGCATTTGCGCGTACAAGACACTTCGCCTTCAGTTAAAGAAAGTGAGTTTGGTAAGATTTTCGAGCGTTTGTATCGGCTTGAAAAATCGCGAAATCGGGCGACTGGTGGCTCTGGTTTAGGGCTTGCTATATGCCAAAATGTTATCCATGCACACCAAGGTACTATTGAAGCAAAACAAAGCGCATTGGGCGGTATCGCTATTTTGATCACTATGCCACTCGTTGAACACTTTGCCACGCCCTAG